ATGTAATATTGCCATTTTTGTACCTCCTACACATTTTAATTTATACCATAATTATACACTATTTTTTTCTCTTTGTCTATTAACTTCTTATAATTTTATCAGCAACTAAAGCTGCTTGCTTATTTGCTAAAACATCGTGTACTCTTACTATGTCCGCTCCACGTTCAATACTGCACACAGTAGTTGCAACTGTTCCAATTGCCCTCTCATGAGGTGGTATATCATTTAGAATGGTACCTATAAATCTTTTTCTTGAACATCCCACAAGAATTCTTCCTAACCCTCTTAATTCATGAAGTCTTGATAGTACTTCTAAATTCTCATCTATCCCTTTACCAAAACCTATTCCTGGATCAAGTATAATACTCTCTTTATCAATTCCATACCTATAAGCTATATCAAATGTTTTCTGGAAGAATTTTTTCATAGCAAGAATTATATCCTCTTTATACTCTTTAGTATTCTGATTGTGCATAGCTATAACAGGAACATTATATTGTTTTACCAGTTTAGCCATTTCACCATCATCATACTGAAGACCCCATATATCATTTAAAATATGAGCTCCAGCCTCAAATGCAGCCTTTGCCACTTTATATTTATATGTATCTATTGAGATTACAGCTCCTAATTTTGCAACTTCTTTAATTACTGGAACTACTCTTGAGATTTCCTCTCCTTCGCTTATCTGTTCATGCCCAGGACGAGTTGACTCTCCACCTATATCAATTATGTCAGCTCCCTCTTCTAACATCTTTTTAGCATGTTTTACAGCCTCAGAAACATCATTATGTTCTCCTCCATCTGAAAAAGAATCAGGAGTAACATTGAGTATCCCCATTATAAGAGTTCTTTTTCCAAGCTCTATTTTTTTATCTCTACATTTTAAAATCTGCACAAGTTTCTTCTCTTTATTAAATGCCATTGGTATAAATTTAATATCATTTACATGCTGTTCTGTATCTGTTATTGAAAATCCAAGTTTTTTTAATACTTTTACAGCACTTAAAGCTGAGTTTATAGTTATCTCTTTCTCTTTTGATTTTTTCATTACATACTCAAAAAGTGCTTTTCCAACTCCAGTTTTCTGATTATCTTTTTTTACGAAAAAAAGACAGATATGTTGCTGATCTTGAATAGAAATTATTCCTACTAATTCATTTTTTTCATAGGCTCCATAAGTTTCAAAAATTTTAAATAGATTCTTATTGTCTAAAAATCTTCTAAATTCTTCAACTCCATTTCTATTGTAGTCAAAAGCCTCACACTCTAGAAACTCTTCCCATGCAAGCTTAAGACCTTTGTTCAGTTCTACTCCTTCAATCTTTCTTATTTCCATAGCTCTTCCCTCAGTCTTTCTTATTTATTTTGTATCAGTTCT
Above is a window of Fusobacterium sp. DD2 DNA encoding:
- the folP gene encoding dihydropteroate synthase — translated: MQILKCRDKKIELGKRTLIMGILNVTPDSFSDGGEHNDVSEAVKHAKKMLEEGADIIDIGGESTRPGHEQISEGEEISRVVPVIKEVAKLGAVISIDTYKYKVAKAAFEAGAHILNDIWGLQYDDGEMAKLVKQYNVPVIAMHNQNTKEYKEDIILAMKKFFQKTFDIAYRYGIDKESIILDPGIGFGKGIDENLEVLSRLHELRGLGRILVGCSRKRFIGTILNDIPPHERAIGTVATTVCSIERGADIVRVHDVLANKQAALVADKIIRS